From the genome of Brassica oleracea var. oleracea cultivar TO1000 unplaced genomic scaffold, BOL UnpScaffold00946, whole genome shotgun sequence, one region includes:
- the LOC106320511 gene encoding receptor-like serine/threonine-protein kinase At4g25390 — MPSRALPSPSPANLPPSTHHETTTRISPPLISAAVGLSLFFTLSLCFCKSNRKRRSSAAVVSSSTPPQKPPLQEFSYSTLRRATASFSPENKLGQGGFGSVFRGDLPRSSIGGSVVAVKVMDSGSLQGEREFQNELLFAGKLDSPRVVSVVGFSRDRKRRRLALVYEMMENGNLQDALLHRKAPELTEWKRRFRVAVDVARGIEHLHGLNPPVIHGDLKPSNVLLDRGFNAKIADFGLARVRSEQVTVTVNDESNDVESVMTNTTESNFEFADQSPVSVCKVNESPETTATSVSVSPEMEVKRNGKEMENRDWWWKQEGGGGGGGGKVEDYVTQWIGSEVKKEWIAETSEAASLSSAKMEKKKSSKRLEWWLSLDEEDKKTKKKKNRRMVREWWKDEYRKKKKKNTLESEFQSDDVSSSNSITSSSIDWWLDGLSGEQWRARRKNSRDSAKSCGVSSTPSMRGTMCYVAPECCGANNIDDVSEKCDVYSYGVLLLVLVSGRRPLDVSGPASEIIQRANLMSWARKLARGGRLGELVDEKLQCLDQEQAVLCIKVALQCLQRSPVSRPSMKDVLGMLTGAMSPPELPRELSPSPQSQFPFKTRRKQRR, encoded by the coding sequence ATGCCGTCGCGAGCACTCCCCTCGCCGTCACCGGCGAACCTACCGCCGTCCACTCACCACGAGACGACCACTCGCATCTCCCCGCCGCTTATATCCGCCGCCGtgggtctctctctcttcttcactctctccCTCTGTTTCTGCAAATCCAACCGCAAACGCCGCTCCTCCGCCGCGGTAGTCTCTTCCTCCACGCCGCCTCAGAAACCTCCGCTTCAAGAATTCTCCTACTCGACCCTCCGCAGAGCCACCGCTTCCTTCTCGCCGGAGAACAAGCTAGGTCAAGGCGGATTCGGCTCCGTGTTCCGCGGCGACTTACCTCGATCCTCCATCGGCGGGAGCGTCGTCGCCGTCAAGGTGATGGACTCGGGATCTCTCCAAGGCGAGAGGGAGTTCCAGAACGAGCTCCTCTTCGCCGGCAAGCTCGATTCACCCCGCGTGGTCTCCGTCGTCGGATTCTCGCGCGATCGAAAACGGCGCCGTTTGGCTCTCGTCTACGAGATGATGGAGAACGGTAACCTCCAGGACGCGCTTCTCCACCGCAAGGCCCCGGAGCTAACGGAGTGGAAGCGACGGTTTCGAGTCGCCGTCGATGTCGCGAGAGGGATCGAGCATCTCCACGGATTGAATCCGCCGGTGATTCACGGCGATTTGAAGCCGAGCAACGTGCTGCTGGATCGTGGATTCAATGCTAAGATCGCTGATTTTGGTTTAGCGAGGGTGAGGTCGGAGCAAGTGACGGTTACGGTGAATGATGAGAGTAATGATGTAGAGAGTGTGATGACTAACACTACTGAGTCTAACTTTGAGTTCGCTGATCAGAGTCCGGTGAGTGTTTGTAAGGTTAATGAGTCCCCGGAGACTACGGCGACGAGTGTCTCTGTTTCTCCAGAGATGGAGGTGAAAAGGAATGGGAAAGAGATGGAGAATAGAGATTGGTGGTGGAAGCAagaaggtggtggtggtggtggaggagggaAGGTGGAGGACTATGTGACGCAGTGGATTGGCTCAGAGGTGAAGAAGGAGTGGATTGCTGAAACCTCTGAAGCAGCTTCTTTGTCAAGCGccaagatggagaagaagaagagtagcAAGAGGCTTGAATGGTGGCTTTCCTTAGACGAGGAGGataagaagacgaagaagaagaagaatcggaGGATGGTTAGAGAATGGTGGAAAGATGAGTatcggaagaagaagaagaagaatacttTGGAATCTGAGTTTCAGAGTGATGATGTGAGTAGCAGTAACAGTATCACAAGTAGTAGCATAGATTGGTGGTTAGATGGGCTTAGCGGTGAGCAATGGAGAGCGCGGCGAAAAAACAGCCGCGATTCAGCCAAGAGTTGCGGAGTCAGTAGCACGCCGAGCATGAGAGGGACCATGTGTTACGTTGCTCCGGAGTGTTGTGGTGCTAATAACATAGACGATGTTTCTGAAAAATGTGATGTGTATAGCTATGGAGTTTTGCTGTTGGTCCTGGTCTCGGGACGGCGTCCGCTGGACGTGTCGGGACCGGCGTCTGAGATCATACAGCGTGCAAATCTCATGTCGTGGGCGCGGAAACTAGCCAGAGGAGGGAGACTCGGCGAGCTGGTAGATGAGAAGCTGCAGTGTTTGGATCAAGAACAAGCGGTTTTGTGCATTAAGGTGGCACTTCAGTGTCTGCAGAGATCACCGGTCTCGCGACCTTCGATGAAAGATGTTTTAGGGATGCTTACGGGAGCGATGAGCCCACCGGAGTTGCCTAGAGAGTTATCACCGTCACCGCAGTCTCAGTTCCCGTTCAAGACACGAAGAAAGCAGCGTCGATAG